A stretch of the Vitis riparia cultivar Riparia Gloire de Montpellier isolate 1030 chromosome 13, EGFV_Vit.rip_1.0, whole genome shotgun sequence genome encodes the following:
- the LOC117929049 gene encoding putative disease resistance protein RGA4, translating into MGGLGKTTLARFAYNDDAVVKHFSPRAWVCVSDEFDVVKITKAILGAISQQSNDSNDFNKLQVELSQSLAGKRFLLVLDDVWNRNYEDWNNLRSPFRGGAKGSKVIVTTRNKQVALMMEPSDNYHHSLEPLSDDDCWSIFVQHAFENRDIQKHPNLKSIGKKIVEKCDGLPLPAKVLGGLLRSKQRDDEWEHILNSKIWSLSDTECDIIPALRLSYHLPAQLKRCFVYCATFPQDYEFKETELILLWMAEGLIQPLEGNKQMEDLGGEYFRELVSRSFFQQSGNGGSQFVMHDLIGSCSISCWTTMFQFGG; encoded by the coding sequence ATGGGTGGGTTGGGTAAAACCACATTGGCTAGATTTGCTTATAACGATGATGCGGTGGTGAAGCATTTTAGTCCAAGAGCATGGGTTTGTGTGTCTGATGAGTTTGATGTGGTGAAAATAACGAAGGCTATTCTCGGCGCCATCTCTCAACAGAGCAACGATTCCAACGATTTCAATAAACTCCAAGTTGAATTAAGCCAATCATTAGCTGGAAAAAGGTTTTTGCTTGTCCTGGATGATGTTTGGAACAGGAACTATGAAGATTGGAATAACTTGCGATCCCCTTTCAGGGGAGGGGCTAAAGGAAGTAAAGTCATAGTAACCACACGCAATAAACAAGTGGCATTAATGATGGAACCATCTGATAACTACCACCACTCTCTTGAGCCTTTATCAGACGATGACTGCTGGTCAATATTTGTACAACATGCATTTGAAAACAGAGACATCCAAAAACATCCcaatttaaaatcaataggCAAGAAGATTGTGGAAAAGTGCGATGGTTTGCCGTTACCAGCAAAGGTGCTTGGTGGTCTCTTACGCTCCAAACAGCGAGACGATGAATGGGAGCATATATTGAATAGCAAAATTTGGAGTTTATCAGATACCGAATGTGACATCATTCCTGCATTACGGTTGAGTTATCATCTTCCAGCGCAACTAAAAAGATGCTTTGTTTATTGCGCAACATTTCCTCAAGACTACGAATTTAAGGAAACTGAGCTAATCTTGTTATGGATGGCGGAGGGATTAATTCAACCATTGGAAGGAAATAAGCAAATGGAAGATTTAGGTGGTGAGTACTTTCGTGAATTGGTGTCAAGGTCATTTTTCCAACAGTCTGGAAATGGTGGATCACAATTTGTCATGCACGACCTCATAGGATCTTGCTCAATCAGTTGCTGGACAACTATGTTTCAATTTGGAGGATAA